In Ciona intestinalis chromosome 11, KH, whole genome shotgun sequence, the DNA window TATATGGATGGGATGATATGTATTGTTTTCtgcttgtgtaaagaaattaaattacTGTGGccgtggggtaaaatgggataaaatTCATTGGTTTTATTTCAGGAAACTTTTCTGCGCCAAATATTCNNNNNNNNNNNNNNNNNNNNNNNNNNNNNNNNNNNNNNNNNNNNNNNNNNNNNNNNNNNNNNNNNNNNNNNNNNNNNNNNNNNNNNNNNNNNNNNNNNNNNNNNNNNNNNNNNNNNNNNNNNNNNGAGGTCATAAATTCGTGGGTGAATGACGTCTCGTTTGACCCCTTCTGTTGTTCCATACCTTCCGATGCCGACATGAAAAGTTTCTACGGGATACCGAGCCTTAGTGAGGTGTTTCCGGACGTTAAGAAGTCGGACTCGGTGAATAATAATTCCCCCGGCGGTGTGGAGGGGAAAGTGGAGAAACATCATGAACGTTTAAACGGGGATGTATCAGTCCCTATCAGCGCGGTTAAACGGATGCGCACGTACAGTAATATATCAAAGTTTTCGAGGTTAAGCATCGGGTTGGACAGCGGGGCGCCAGCCGTGTGCTACAGGTTTGGCTCCGTTGGCCAGGATTCCCAGTTGTGTATTTGGGAGTTAGATGAAacaactttgtgtttttttaacaaaaccgTGGATTGCGGGGAAAACTCTTTAACGCCATCGAGCGATTCGTTACACGCAAACAGCGAACCGTTAACTGAAAGTTTAACCCACTTACCAGAAATTAACGGGGCGTATGGGGTGGGGCACAACGGGGGAAGCACCCAACACGAGAACTATTTACCCAAAGAAGTGACGACGTCATCGCGGTCCAACAGCACCCCACACTCGATAAACTCAGCCAAGATCAAGCGCTCTCTAAAACATGACTCGGAACAACAAATAACAAGCGGAAAGTTTTTAACACTGGGTCCGCACGACCGTAAGAAAGCAAACAAGGAACATAAGCGGAACCTCAGCCTCCCACACTTCGGGTTTAAATCCTCCTCGAGCCCAAGCAACCAGGGGCCACAAAAATATGGGTTCCAGCACAGGAAACATCAGCCAACCAAGGTAATGCAttggtgttgttgttttttgttggtttgcATGACTTTTGTTTGTGCCAACTATTGTTCTACATTATTTCTTGTTCACTTAGAGTTATTTATGGGTTCAcattcaaggcttgtcgctgccaCCAAAATGAcacaagttaaaatttatgcaaaaaaaggattgtttttactttttgtgttttttaattaattccaACGTTATTTCAGACAATTGTATTCGGTACGCCACGGTGCCCGAAAATGGCCGACACTGCGATATTAGAACCTTTGGTTTGTAAGAAAATCTCCCAAGGCCAAATAACTTGCATAGACTTCATGTGGGACAGCGTGGTAACCACGTGTCAGGACGGGTTCATACAACTGTGGAAACGACCAAATGTGAGTGCTCGGTTGGGCTTTTTATAGTTTCTGGTGTTACGTATGCATTTCCCAaagacatatacgcccacaatggtagcagcattgggCTGCAGCTATTCTAATCAGTGTGCCATCCTCCCGTACAAGTTGTCATTATAACCTTTCTTCCACATACACCTGCTAGAATAACAACTGCACCAAAGTCCTGGccaaataatatacaaacaccCGCAGCATCAGATGTGTTACTACCTATAAACATGGCTAcaccatacatacatacataccaTACCAACACCCCATATAGAAGCCACTGCTTTACTCACATTTGTGATAACCTTTATATTCCTTCCAGAGCATCCAGTCCCCACTAAGTGAAGGTTCCAAACCAAGTGGTACGGTTGTATAAACAATCATTCAGATTATTCTTCAAACAACAAGTCTTGCTCCAATGTGCCTTTACCATGTACAGTGATTGTGCAATCCTGGTCCATAGAAACAAAGATAGGAATTGTTGTTTCCCCAACACATAATAATTGTCATTATGATGAATCTCCCCATGTTGTATTGCATGTGAAAAGTTTCCAATAGTTTTAGCGCaagctttgttttaaaatcgtgGAAAAACCAGTCAACAAATTAATTGTTCCACACTGTTATGATTTACGTTCGCTGCTGgtgtaatgtttaatttattctacCAGCCAGCACTGGCTGATATTTTTGTCAAGAcgtaatttatattaacacGAAAATGATGAAATTTTTATGCTTCATCATGGTATCGTGTATGATGTTTATGCGTGCACTTGCGATTAATACATATGAATAATGATGGAGGGATGTTTTAGTAAAACTATAAGTTGATAAGCTTCcaatatttgataaaaattggttgtcaaaaatgttaacatatgttaatatagtaacagtttttctgtttattaagaaacatttcttttaatgGTTGGGTATTCCATACATAATGTTTCTGTATGTCTGACAGTTTGAAAACCAATtcatgaccactgggttggagcaatttttaggttttcctagtcaatgacacatacgcttacaatggtagcagcgccgaGCCTCGAACCCCGTATCCTCTGGTTACAAATCTTATACAGCGCGCAATGTAAACACGCTTTCAGTTTACATTCATAGTAGGCTAGTACACAATGGTAGCcgacacaaaataaacattacgcCGCGTGAAGCAAAAGGTATGTTTTGTGTCgaatatttgttgtgtttctatgattgaatatttgtttgtatcGAAACAGGGGATTTCTTTATGCacgaaaatgaaattaaaacgttttgttttttatttttcatgttttcttttaattttaatcgtTTGGTGTGTAGCGTCGTCACATAAAAGACGAAACAGGTACTTTATgactataataataatttttatatctGTTCAGTTGTTATTGATATTCTTTAACTGTTCTtagataatttaaattaaacgtttattaaattaatctaacttatttatcctcgcatggcaggaaacgacagttggtataacacggatgttctgtttcatacacttcgtgccagcttacaagttaccacgtatgtaacttatttatccacgcaTGGCCGCCCAGCGagagtcattataacacgggtgttctgttccatacacctcgtgcccgcttacaagttaccaagtatgtggCTAAAAGATCTATTGCTTAAACTTAGTTTATTTCAGACCTACTAACTACACAATCAACGAAACACCGACAAAACACATAACAATCGATGGAATATTCCCTTTACCAACACACAG includes these proteins:
- the LOC100183134 gene encoding WD repeat-containing protein 20 isoform X2 produces the protein MSAEGGIRDGNVKVHFNTREGVYKQMPISEYFYPKRVPFTQGPASTSTPVKTSFVKVNDGKEDQDCVCLTVGRELFYFMYKSIKDHSQPLEFLDKRTYKGVAPTCHDINQKSANAESVKVAVGFIAGQVQIIDVGTKQSLQIMNEDRCVEKSKVTCVRWFPNSENTLLSAHISGFMYTYDVSQPCPNVVPQYHSHPDKVGDGYMIHSIKVKSSTSNTNGNGVGTGNPLCRWTMTTDGSGVHNFSFSPCGRFIAIVTQNGYLRILDINTYDLLGCMKSYFGGLLSCCWSPDGRYVVTGGEDDLISVWSFCEKNVIARGRGHKSWVNDVSFDPFCCSIPSDADMKSFYGIPSLSEVFPDVKKSDSVNNNSPGGVEGKVEKHHERLNGDVSVPISAVKRMRTYSNISKFSRLSIGLDSGAPAVCYRFGSVGQDSQLCIWELDETTLCFFNKTVDCGENSLTPSSDSLHANSEPLTESLTHLPEINGAYGVGHNGGSTQHENYLPKEVTTSSRSNSTPHSINSAKIKRSLKHDSEQQITSGKFLTLGPHDRKKANKEHKRNLSLPHFGFKSSSSPSNQGPQKYGFQHRKHQPTKFQTIVFGTPRCPKMADTAILEPLVCKKISQGQITCIDFMWDSVVTTCQDGFIQLWKRPNSIQSPLSEGSKPSGTVV
- the LOC100183134 gene encoding WD repeat-containing protein 20 isoform X4 yields the protein MSAEGGIRDGNVKVHFNTREGVYKQMPISEYFYPKRVPFTQGPASTSTPVKTSFVKVNDGKEDQDCVCLTVGRELFYFMYKSIKDHSQPLEFLDKRTYKGVAPTCHDINQKSANAESVKVAVGFIAGQVQIIDVGTKQSLQIMNEDRCVEKSKVTCVRWFPNSENTLLSAHISGFMYTYDVSQPCPNVVPQYHSHPDKVGDGYMIHSIKVKSSTSNTNGNGVGTGNPLCRWTMTTDGSGVHNFSFSPCGRFIAIVTQNGYLRILDINTYDLLGCMKSYFGGLLSCCWSPDGRYVVTGGEDDLISVWSFCEKNVIARGRGHKSWVNDVSFDPFCCSIPSDADMKSFYGIPSLSEVFPDVKKSDSVNNNSPGGVEGKVEKHHERLNGDVSVPISAVKRMRTYSNISKFSRLSIGLDSGAPAVCYRFGSVGQDSQLCIWELDETTLCFFNKTVDCGENSLTPSSDSLHANSEPLTESLTHLPEINGAYGVGHNGGSTQHENYLPKEVTTSSRSNSTPHSINSAKIKRSLKHDSEQQITSGKFLTLGPHDRKKANKEHKRNLSLPHFGFKSSSSPSNQGPQKYGFQHRKHQPTKTIVFGTPRCPKMADTAILEPLVCKKISQGQITCIDFMWDSVVTTCQDGFIQLWKRPNSIQSPLSEGSKPSGTVV